CATATAACATGTCGAGTCTGTAACAATTTTTACTTTCTCCATTTTACCCTCCTAAATTTTTTCCCACTAACCCTATTCCTAAAAATTCGGGCCCAAGGTGCGCACCAAGCACTGGGCCAATTCTATGCATATTTGCATTGCTTTCCAAAGACTCCTCTACATTCTGTTTAAATTGCATCGCTTCATCAATGTTTCCACCGTATACGACATCAACGTATTCAACATCTTTTAGTTTTTCTTTTACGCCTTTTGCAATATTTATAAGTTCATTTGAAGCACCTTTTCTTGTTCTTCCAAATTTGTAAAAATCAATTCTTCCCTCATTTAGATGCACAATAAAATACAATTTTAACACATTGGAAACTTTCCCCTGAAAATGGCTTATCCTACCACCCCTAACAAGGTAGTCTATATCCATAGGAAGGAAGAAGCCAAAAATCCTTGAATAAGATTTTTCAACTTCTTCTGCAATTTCCTCCCTTGAGAAACCACTTTCAGCAAGTTTATAGGCAAAAATTACTTTCCTTAACAAATTAGCCGAAGAAGATTTAGAATCTACTACAGTTATTTTATCTGTCCCTAAAAGTGTTTTGGCTATGTTAGCAGAGTTTACCGTCCCAGAGAGTTTTGAAGAAATGTGTATCGAAACGATTTCGTGCCCTTCATCTATAATAGGTTTATACGCTTCTACAAAATCCTGTGGAGATGGTTGCGATGTTTCAAACTTTTCACCCTGTTTGAGCCTTTCATAAAACTCATCATCTGAAATTTCTACTCTTTCTTTCCACTGACCTTTTTCAGATTTTACATAAAGAGGAACAACCTTAATATCGTATTTCTTAAGTTCCTCATCATTAAAATACGCTGTTGTATCTGTTACAATTTTAACCAAAAAGCACCTCCTTTTAGATTATTTATCTAATTTTGGCAACCAAATACCTGTTTGCTTTTGATATTTCCCTTTCCTTTCTGCGTAAGAAGTCTCACAAGGTTCGTCACCTTCGAAAAATAAAACTTGAGCAATACCCTCGAACGCATAAACCTTTACAGGAAGAGGAGTTGTGTTTGAAATTTCAATTGTCACAAAACCTTCCCAACCACTTTCCAAAGGTGTTACATTAACTATTATTCCCATTCGGGCATATGTGCTTTTGCCAAGCACTACACAAAGCACATTTCTTGGAATTCTAAAATACTCTAAAGTTCTACCAAGGGCAAATGAGTTTGGAGGAATTATCACATAATCCCCCTTTATATCAACAAAACTTTTAGTAGTAAAATTTTTAGGGTCAATGATCTCAGAGAAAACATTTGTAAACACTTTAAACTCATCTGAAAGCCTCATGTCGTATCCATAGGAGGAAACTCCATAAGAAATTACTCCCTTTGATACAAGCTGCTCTTCAAATGGCTCAATCATGCCCTTTTTGGCTTGTTCTCTAATCCACCTATCACTTTTTAGTCCCATTGCATCCTCTTTTCATATTATATTAAAATGTAAAAATAACCATAATGCCAAAATAGAAAAAATGTTTTACTTACAGTAAATATTTTTTTCGTTAAGAATATTATTTTAAAAAGGATTTAATAGATTTTCGTCATCCTTCAAACTATCAAAAGATGAGCCAAATGTTTCCTCAATCCATGCCTTAATCTCTTCCCTTACTCTTCTAAACTCTCTTAGTATACTTTCTTCATCACCTGTTGCTTCAGATGGGTCTTTAAAGCCTTTGTGAAGGTAAAAATTTGCTCCAGGAAAAAATGGGCAAGTCTCTTTTGCATGGTCACAGACGGTAACTACATAATCAAACTCCTTTCCACGAAATTCCTCAATACTTTTTGAGCGTTGTTTTGAAATGTCAATTCCTATTTCAGTCATAACTTTAATAGCATATGGATTTACCCTTGTTGCCTGGGTTCCAGCGCTATACGCTTCGTAGTAATCACCATACAATGCCCTAAGTAGACCCTCTGCCATCTGTGAACGAGCAGAATTGTGTGTACAAATAAAAAGCACTTTTTTCTTCATTCTATAATTACCTCCACTTTTAGTATACCAACCTTTACAACGATTTTTATGTGTTAAAACAAATATTAACTTTTTTTAAGAAAAAAACATACTATCCACTTTATATCTAAGTAGCCCAAAATTACAAAAACTTTTAGCTTTTTTTTATTACTTCAATTTGTAATCAGCAATGTATACGTAAAAACTGGTAAAAGGGTAATATCTTGGATAAACCAAATAAAGCGTCAAAATATATTTCCCTTTCTTAACAGCAGTGTAATCGTCTCCTACAATACCTACTACATGGTAGAATGGCCCAGATCGGCTTAAGCCTTCTATCTCTAAGAGGTCACCTTCTTTAAGTTCATTAATATCTGCCACCACTTCTAATTTCTGAGGGAGGGTATAATCTTCTACTTTCATATTCTTATACTTTTCTAAATCTGCCTGTAAATTTTTTAGATGTGCCTTTATTTCTTCTTTTGGAACTGCCCCTGGGCTTAACTCCTCGTCAGGTATTTCAAGCCATTTTTGATGTTTTTCTATTTCTAATTCTATTGCTTTAATGGTTGCTTGGATACATCCCTTTTTTAAACTCGTTATTCTACTTGAAGCGGTATTTATTTTTACTAATTGATTGATAAGTAAACCTAATAGGATTATTACAATTAAAATAATAACTACCAATATAACTTTCTTCATATTTAGCTTCCCACCAATCTATTGCTCAACAACTGTGTAATCCACTGAAATCTCTGTGTATGTATTATGTTTTTCAAAATCTATATGCACTGTAATTGCTTTATTATCCAATTTACTCCCGGCATCTATACTTTCTCCTTGATCGTATACCATGGAATAATTTTTGTTAAGTAAATCTAAGTACCACTTCTTAACTTTATCAAACGTATCAGGTGCTAAATACACTGCTTTTATTTCAGTTGAATTAGCCCCTGGCATGGTCATTGTCGATTTATTGTATTCAATCATCACAGATTTAGGGTATCTTTCAATGGGGTCTTCCCCTGTTGTTAAATCATGGTCTGGTAAACTATGCTTTGTATAAGCAATATGTATCTGTGTATATGGTGTATCACTTGTGGGTGCACCAACCCATACATCTACTTCATCATCAGCCTTACTAAAATCGATGTCAATGTCACTTGTACTGCTATTCTGAGAATCTATACTCCATCCTTTGGATTGAAGTGTTCTCTCAAACCAATCGGCTACCTTATCAAATGTATCTTTTGTGCCATAATCTATATCATAGAGAATTGGGAAATCCCCCCGTTTATAATAATTTAACATCACAGACCCTGGATACCTTTCAATAGGCTCTTCACCACTTGCCGTATCATTTTGAGGAAGAGATGTGCCTCCTGCATCCCCTTGTTGAGAGACTGTTTCTCCTACAAAATAAACTGTTTTCCCTTTTTGCTCAAATGCCATAACACCTACCAAAGTATTATCCTTTTTAAGCGTAAGTGAAGATATGCTTGTCCCTTGAACAGTCGAATTGATCTCGTTTTCTACAGTATAGTTAGAGAGTTTAGATTTATACCACTTTACGATTTCATTAGGGGAAACACCACTTACTACATAAGAGTGGAATTCCGTAAACTGGTTAGAAAATCCCGTTGCTGTTGCCCACATATTAAAATCGCTACTTTCTTGAGAGTTAGGATACACTGGCAAACCGCTTGACCCACCTGGTAGATTTGGTTTTGAACATCCCACCATTGACACAACCACAATTGCAAAGACTAACAAAATGGCTAATCCCCAAATTTTCGTGTTAACTTTTTTCACGGTTTCCACCCCCTTTTTTTATAATAAATTCGTTCTTCTACAAAATTTTATTAACATTTTCGTATTTTGTCAAGCGTATCAACTCAACAAAAAATCTTAAGAGAACTAATCTAAGATACATTAAAAAAGAATTTGCAAAAAATAGAAAAATCATTTACAATATGTTAGTTATGAAGTGGGTAAGTTTGCCCACTTTTTATTTTAAAAGGTGTTTAAATATGAAAAACATAGAAGAAATAGTAAAAAGAAGTGCAGAAAAGTTTAACGCAGTAGTCGTTGAACTAAGCATTGAAAATGGAAAAATTGAAGCAGTTCTCTACAGAAAAGGAAAGGGTTTAACAGTATTAGACCTTGAAGAATTAACATATTTAATTAAACATGATTTGAAAGTAATAGGTGAGGATGAAAATTTTGATATCAACCTTTCTACTCCAGGATTAGATAGAGTCCTAAAAGATAGAAAAGAAATTGACATTTTTGAAGGCTGTGAAGTTAGGTTTTACTATACGGAAGAAAACAAAAAACTGATGAAAGAAGGTATTCTTAGAGGTAGCAATGGAGATTTAGTGTTGTTTGAAGTTGATGGTGAGACGATTTCCTTACCAATCTCAAAAATTATAAAAATAGAATTATTTGAAAGAATGTTTGAAAAAAGAAGAGGTGGTAAAAAGTGATAGATATAGAAACTTTAAGAAATATAGAAAAAGAAGAAGGAATCCCCAAAGAAAAAATCATAGAAATTATCATTAATTCAATGAAAGAAGCTTACAAAAAACAGTTTGGGGAAGAAAATGCTGTTGTGAAAATTAACCTCGCAAAGGGTGAAATAAAACTATATGCTGAAAAAATCGTTGTAGAACGTGTAATAAACCCTGTTCTTGAAATTTCATTAAAAGAAGCAAGTAAATTTGAAACTGAGGCAAAATTAGGCGATAAAATCCTTATTGAGATACCTTTAAAATCTCTCAATTCTTCTGCTATAATGGCTGCTCGCCAAGTATTCATGCAAGGAGTTGCCGAAAAAAGAAAAGAACACCTTGCAGCGATCTTCTCAGAAAAACTTGGACAGATAGTAAAAGGAAGAGTTGCACGTTTTAAAGGCAAAGGTAGTATTGGCATAAGCCTCGATGTTGGCACCCAAACAATAGAAGGCACTTTACCTTTTGAAGAGCAAATTCCAAACGAAAGGCTTTTAAAAGGAAAAGAATACGAATTCTACGTTAAAGAAGTGAAATTGGGCGAACGCAATCCAGTTATTATACTTTCTCGGACAGACCCCAACTTTCTTGGAAAATTGTTTGAAAGAGAGATCCCCGAAATTGCACAAAAAATAATTGAAATTAAAGGCATAGTAAGATCTCCTGGTGAAAGGGCAAAAGTTATAGTGCTAAGTAAAGACCTACATGTTGACCCAGTTGGAGCGTGTATAGGCCCAAAAGGTGTGAGAATAAACAGTATCTCAAAAGTTGTTAATTACGAAAAAATTGATATTATCCGCTACAACCCAAACGCCGAAATTCTAATTGCAAATGCCCTAAGCCCAGCAGAAGTTAAAAAGGTTGAGATTATTCCAAATACCAAAGAGGCAAACGTATATGTCGATAAGAAGGAAGCACCAGTAGCCATGGGTAAGGAGGGTATAAATGTATCTCTTGCATCATCACTTACAGGATACAATATACACCTCATAGAAGTAGAAGAAGGTGAGAATAATGAAGAAAGAAAATAAGCAAGGAAAAAGAGTATACGAATTGGCGAAAACTTTGGGATTAAAATCACAAGATTTGATTGCCATAATGGAGGAGCTTGGGATATCTGTAAAAAGCACTCTCTCAACGGTAGATAACGAAACATACAAACTCGTTTCTGATTACATAGATGAACTTAAATCAAAAGCAAAAGAAAAAAAAGAAGAGTTAGAAAGTATTCCACATAACATCACATTAGAAGAATTTGGAAAGCACTATGGAATACCGGCAGAAGAGATAAGAGAAAAGATAATGAAATTTGGTTTGCCGTATAAACCAGATTATAAGTATAGAAGAGAAGAAGTTCACTATCTAGCGCACGAACTTGGTTTAAAAGTTCCTCATTTCATAGATGAAGACTTTAAAAAGAAACTTGTTAAAAGACCACCAGTTGTAACAGTGATGGGGCATGTAGACCATGGAAAAACAACTCTTCTTGACACAATAAGAAAAACAAACATAGCAGCAAAAGAAAAAGGACAAATAACTCAGGCAATAGGAGCTTCAACCGTTAAGATTGGCGATAATGAGATTATTTTTATTGATACACCCGGGCACGAAGCTTTTACGGAGATGAGGCTTAGAGGATCGCTAGTAACAGATATAGTCATTCTCGTTGTTGCAGCCGATGAGGGAGTAAAAGAGCAAACAATAGAATCTTTAAACCATGCAAAAGCAGCAAAAGTCCCGATCATTGTTGCAATAAATAAAATAGACAAGCCTGGCGCTGATCCAGAAATGGTTAAACATCAATTAGCCGATAGAGGTTTATTACCCGAAGAGTGGGGAGGACAAACTGTTTACGTCCAAGTTTCTGCAAAAACAGGAAAAGGTATAAACGACCTTCTTGAAATAATTAAATTACAGGCAGAACTCCTTGATCTTAAAACAATTGTTGAAACTGTTGCATCTGGAACAGTCATTGAATCAAGAATCGATAAAAACGTTGGTCCCCTTGCAACAGTAATAGTCCAAACTGGAGTTTTAAAAGTTGGGACATACTTAAGAGCAGGTAATACCGTTGGTAAAATTAGGTTCTTAAGAAACACATTAGGAAAAAATATCAATCTTGCTCAATCAGTAAGTGCAGTTGAAATTGCAGGACTTGAAAACGTTCCCGAGGCTGGTGAAATTTTCTTTGAGTTAACAAGTTCAGAAGAAGCAAAATTAGAAAAAGAAAAAATCGAAGAAGAGAAGAAAAAAGCACGTGAACAAGGTAGAACACCAAAGACTCTTGAAGAATTACTTAAAGAAATGGAAGAGATGGAAGAGAAAAAACTGTTTATCATCCTTAAAGCAGACACACAAGGTTCACTTGAAGCAGTAAAAAGAGCAATAAGTGAAATTAAATCTGATATTCCAATAGAAATTGTCCACGAAGGAATTGGTGGTATTCTTAAAAGTGATGTATTACTTGCTTCAGCTTCAAAAGGCTTTATTCTTGGTTTTAACGTCCGACCAGTGCAGGAAGCGATCAATGAAGCAAAGTCAAGAGGTATTGAAATCCGCACTTACGATATCATCTTTGAACTTACCGATGAAATTGAAAAATTACTAAAAGGTATAAAACCAAAAGAAACTAAAGAAGTAGTAATTGGAAGAGTGGTTGTAAAACAAACATTTAAAGTGCCTAATGTAGGGACTGTTGCAGGGTGTCTTGTTACCGATGGTAAAGTTTTAAGAGGTTCGAAGGTAAAAATCATAAGGAATAATACTGTAATATACACAACTGAGGTCTCTTCTCTAAAAAGGTTTAAAGAAGATGTAAGAGAAGTTGTCAAAGGATACGAATGCGGTATTGGGCTTAAAAACTTTAACGATATTAAAGTTGGCGACGAATTTGAAGTGGTAGAAACACAGGAAGCATAAAGTTTAAATGCCTTTGTATATTTGTCCAACTCCAATAGGAAATTTAAAAGATGTTACTCTACGAACTTTGGAAGTTTTAAAAAATGTTGATTATATACTTGCTG
Above is a genomic segment from Caldisericaceae bacterium containing:
- a CDS encoding DegV family protein; translation: MVKIVTDTTAYFNDEELKKYDIKVVPLYVKSEKGQWKERVEISDDEFYERLKQGEKFETSQPSPQDFVEAYKPIIDEGHEIVSIHISSKLSGTVNSANIAKTLLGTDKITVVDSKSSSANLLRKVIFAYKLAESGFSREEIAEEVEKSYSRIFGFFLPMDIDYLVRGGRISHFQGKVSNVLKLYFIVHLNEGRIDFYKFGRTRKGASNELINIAKGVKEKLKDVEYVDVVYGGNIDEAMQFKQNVEESLESNANMHRIGPVLGAHLGPEFLGIGLVGKNLGG
- the dcd gene encoding dCTP deaminase gives rise to the protein MGLKSDRWIREQAKKGMIEPFEEQLVSKGVISYGVSSYGYDMRLSDEFKVFTNVFSEIIDPKNFTTKSFVDIKGDYVIIPPNSFALGRTLEYFRIPRNVLCVVLGKSTYARMGIIVNVTPLESGWEGFVTIEISNTTPLPVKVYAFEGIAQVLFFEGDEPCETSYAERKGKYQKQTGIWLPKLDK
- a CDS encoding arsenate reductase ArsC produces the protein MKKKVLFICTHNSARSQMAEGLLRALYGDYYEAYSAGTQATRVNPYAIKVMTEIGIDISKQRSKSIEEFRGKEFDYVVTVCDHAKETCPFFPGANFYLHKGFKDPSEATGDEESILREFRRVREEIKAWIEETFGSSFDSLKDDENLLNPF
- the nusA gene encoding transcription termination factor NusA, yielding MIDIETLRNIEKEEGIPKEKIIEIIINSMKEAYKKQFGEENAVVKINLAKGEIKLYAEKIVVERVINPVLEISLKEASKFETEAKLGDKILIEIPLKSLNSSAIMAARQVFMQGVAEKRKEHLAAIFSEKLGQIVKGRVARFKGKGSIGISLDVGTQTIEGTLPFEEQIPNERLLKGKEYEFYVKEVKLGERNPVIILSRTDPNFLGKLFEREIPEIAQKIIEIKGIVRSPGERAKVIVLSKDLHVDPVGACIGPKGVRINSISKVVNYEKIDIIRYNPNAEILIANALSPAEVKKVEIIPNTKEANVYVDKKEAPVAMGKEGINVSLASSLTGYNIHLIEVEEGENNEERK
- the infB gene encoding translation initiation factor IF-2, yielding MKKENKQGKRVYELAKTLGLKSQDLIAIMEELGISVKSTLSTVDNETYKLVSDYIDELKSKAKEKKEELESIPHNITLEEFGKHYGIPAEEIREKIMKFGLPYKPDYKYRREEVHYLAHELGLKVPHFIDEDFKKKLVKRPPVVTVMGHVDHGKTTLLDTIRKTNIAAKEKGQITQAIGASTVKIGDNEIIFIDTPGHEAFTEMRLRGSLVTDIVILVVAADEGVKEQTIESLNHAKAAKVPIIVAINKIDKPGADPEMVKHQLADRGLLPEEWGGQTVYVQVSAKTGKGINDLLEIIKLQAELLDLKTIVETVASGTVIESRIDKNVGPLATVIVQTGVLKVGTYLRAGNTVGKIRFLRNTLGKNINLAQSVSAVEIAGLENVPEAGEIFFELTSSEEAKLEKEKIEEEKKKAREQGRTPKTLEELLKEMEEMEEKKLFIILKADTQGSLEAVKRAISEIKSDIPIEIVHEGIGGILKSDVLLASASKGFILGFNVRPVQEAINEAKSRGIEIRTYDIIFELTDEIEKLLKGIKPKETKEVVIGRVVVKQTFKVPNVGTVAGCLVTDGKVLRGSKVKIIRNNTVIYTTEVSSLKRFKEDVREVVKGYECGIGLKNFNDIKVGDEFEVVETQEA